The Chrysemys picta bellii isolate R12L10 chromosome 5, ASM1138683v2, whole genome shotgun sequence genome includes a window with the following:
- the LOC135983673 gene encoding uncharacterized protein LOC135983673 — protein sequence MGQKTSLQVVLGTASPPPSLPPSLHESNGWQTTISRLFSWVGEYCRFHTTASMEPAQLKTAVMNIVNTSCILVEFMLSQDQKNEARRQRRRQRSDKHDEGMDMDTDTDTEFCETAGPGALEIMLLMGQVLSMERRFWARETSTDWWDRIVLQVWDDSQWLRNFRMRKGTFMELCDLLSPALKCQNTKMRAALTVEKRVAIALWKLATPDSYRSVGNQFGVGKSTVGAAVMQVAKAIPQVLLRKLVTLGNVQAIVDGFAAMGFPNCSGAIDGTHIPILAPEHQATEYINRKGYFSMVLQALVDHKGRFTNINVGWAGRVHDARVFRNTTLFKGLQQGTYFPDQKITVGDVEMPIVILGDPAYPLMPWLMKPYTGSLDRSQELFNYRLSKCRMVVECAFGRLKGRWQSLLTRSDLSQRNLPIVISACCVLHNLCESKGETFMAGWEAEANRLAADYAQPDTRAIRRAHQEALCIREALKTSFMTGQATV from the coding sequence atgggacaaaaaacatcgttgcaggtggttctgggtacagcctcacctcctccctccctccctccctccctgcatgaaagcaacggatggcagacaaccatttcgcgccttttttcctgggtgggtgaataCTGCAGattccataccacggcaagcatggagcccgctcagctcaaaacagcagtcatgaacattgtaaacacctcgtgcattctcgtggagtttatgctgagccaggaccagaaaaacgaggcgaggaggcagcggcggcggcaacgcagcgacaagcatgatgagggcatggacatggacacggacacggatacagaattctgtgaaaccgcgggccccggtgctttggagatcatgttgttaatggggcaggttctgtccatggaacgccgattctgggcaagggaaacaagcacagactggtgggaccgcatagtgttgcaggtgtgggatgattcccagtggctgcggaactttcgcatgcgtaagggcactttcatggaactttgtgacttgctgtcccctgccctgaaatgccagaataccaagatgagagcagccctcacagttgagaagcgcgtggcgatagccctgtggaagcttgcaacgccagacagctaccggtcagtcgggaatcaatttggagtgggcaaatctacggtgggggctgctgtgatgcaagtagccaaagcaatccctcaggtgctgctacgaaagttagtgactctgggaaatgtgcaggccatagtggatggttttgctgcaatgggattccctaactgtagtggggcgatagacggaacccatatccctatcttggcaccggagcaccaagccaccgagtacataaaccgcaaggggtacttttcaatggtgctgcaagcacttgtggatcacaagggacgtttcaccaacatcaacgtgggctgggcgggaagggttcatgacgctcgcgtcttcaggaacactactctgtttaaagggctgcagcaagggacttactttccggaccagaaaataaccgttggggatgttgaaatgccaatagttattcttggggacccagcctaccccttaatgccatggctcatgaagccatacacaggcagcctggacaggagtcaggagctgtttaactacaggctaagcaagtgcagaatggtggtagaatgtgcatttggccgtttaaaaggtcgctggcaatcattattgactcgctctgacctcagccaaagaaatctccccattgttatttctgcttgctgtgtgctccacaatctctgtgaaagtaagggggagacctttatggcggggtgggaggctgaggcaaatcgcctggctgctgattacgcgcagccagacaccagggcgattagaagagcacaccaggaagcgctgtgcatcagagaagctttgaaaaccagtttcatgactggccaggctacagtgtga